A genomic region of Bosea sp. 124 contains the following coding sequences:
- a CDS encoding MFS transporter, which yields MSETAATTHPHPIEIADAKRRIKAIFVGSVGNLVEWYDFYAYTAFSLYFAPAFFPSSDPVVQQLNAATLFAAGFIVRPLGGWLFGHLADRYGRRLSLTISVLMMCFGSLIIALTPTYATIGFAAPALLALARIIEGLSLGGEYGASATYLSEIADPEHRGFYSSFQYVTLIGGQLTAILVLLLLQNVFLTHEQLVAWGWRIPFVIGALLAITAMFMRRHMHETESFTEANKNPVKRESSIRGLMRYPREIAIVVGLTAGGTAAFYTFTTYMQTFVRQTAGFSDITTTYIIAGSLIFAAVLQPIYGAISDRIGRKPMLIFFGVAGTLLTVPLLTTLAGTKSPWMAFLLISGAWIFVAGYTSINAVVKAELFPTSIRATGIAVPYAVTVSVFGGTAPAIALWFKQQGHEQYFFYYLAGVIFISLLVYSTMRDTKHDSAMHRHD from the coding sequence ATGTCAGAGACCGCAGCGACGACCCATCCCCATCCGATCGAGATCGCCGACGCCAAACGCCGCATCAAGGCGATCTTCGTCGGTTCCGTCGGCAATCTCGTCGAATGGTACGACTTCTACGCCTACACCGCCTTCTCGCTCTATTTCGCGCCGGCCTTCTTCCCCTCGAGCGATCCCGTCGTGCAGCAACTCAACGCCGCGACGCTGTTCGCCGCCGGCTTCATCGTGCGCCCGCTCGGCGGCTGGCTCTTCGGCCATCTCGCCGATCGCTACGGGCGGCGCCTGTCGCTGACGATCTCGGTGCTGATGATGTGCTTCGGCTCGCTGATCATCGCGCTGACCCCGACCTATGCCACGATCGGCTTCGCGGCCCCCGCCCTGCTCGCGCTGGCGCGCATCATCGAGGGGCTGAGCCTCGGCGGCGAGTATGGAGCCAGCGCGACCTACCTCTCCGAGATCGCGGACCCCGAGCATCGCGGCTTCTATTCCAGCTTCCAGTACGTCACGCTGATCGGCGGACAGCTCACCGCCATTCTCGTCCTGCTGCTGCTGCAGAACGTGTTCCTGACGCATGAGCAGCTCGTCGCCTGGGGCTGGCGCATTCCCTTCGTCATCGGCGCACTGCTGGCGATCACCGCCATGTTCATGCGCCGGCACATGCACGAGACCGAGTCCTTCACCGAAGCGAACAAGAACCCAGTGAAGCGCGAGAGCTCGATCCGCGGCCTGATGCGCTATCCCCGCGAGATCGCGATCGTGGTCGGGCTGACGGCGGGCGGCACGGCCGCCTTCTACACCTTCACCACCTATATGCAGACCTTCGTGCGCCAGACGGCCGGCTTCTCCGACATCACCACGACCTATATCATCGCCGGCTCGCTGATCTTTGCCGCCGTGCTGCAGCCGATCTATGGCGCGATCTCCGACAGGATCGGCCGCAAGCCGATGCTGATCTTCTTCGGTGTCGCGGGAACGCTGCTGACCGTGCCGCTGCTGACCACGCTCGCGGGGACGAAATCGCCTTGGATGGCCTTCCTGCTGATTTCAGGCGCCTGGATCTTCGTCGCCGGCTACACCTCGATCAACGCCGTGGTGAAAGCCGAACTGTTCCCGACCTCGATCCGCGCCACCGGCATCGCCGTGCCTTATGCGGTCACAGTCTCGGTCTTCGGCGGCACGGCTCCGGCGATCGCGCTCTGGTTCAAGCAACAGGGGCACGAGCAGTATTTCTTCTACTATCTCGCCGGCGTGATCTTCATCTCGCTTTTGGTCTATTCAACGATGCGCGACACCAAACACGACTCGGCGATGCATCGGCACGATTGA
- the gltX gene encoding glutamate--tRNA ligase: MTASPLLRFAPSPTGYLHIGNARSALFNGLFARRHGGRFMLRYDDTDLARSKPEFAEAIAEDLAWLGIVPDAVISQSQRLALYDEAAERLRAAGRLYPCYETADELDRRRKRQLARGLPPIYDRAALKLTAEDKAELEAEGRKPHWRFLLEPRIVAWKDLIRGDAHVDCASLSDQVLIREDGSYLYHLPSVVDDAATGVTHIIRGEDHVTNTAVHIQIFEALGAALPAFGHHNLLTTASGEGLSKRLGHLSLRGLREAGVEPLAVAALAVLTGSSDAVRPVASLDELANLVDLAHVSRAPAKFDEHDLETLSARTLHQLPHEAVAGRLTDVGVEGGEAFWLAIRGNLARFDEVRIWDEVVRGPLAPVIADPAFAEAAAAVLPSEPFDATTWKSWTAAVSAATGAKGKALFMPLRQALTGQDHGPELAALLPLIGRAKALKRLAGEAA; the protein is encoded by the coding sequence ATGACCGCATCGCCTCTTCTGCGCTTCGCCCCGTCGCCCACGGGCTATCTGCATATCGGCAACGCCCGCTCGGCGCTGTTCAACGGGCTGTTCGCGCGCCGCCATGGCGGCCGCTTCATGCTGCGCTATGACGACACTGATCTGGCCCGCTCGAAGCCCGAATTCGCCGAGGCCATCGCCGAGGACCTCGCCTGGCTCGGCATCGTGCCCGACGCCGTGATCAGCCAGTCGCAGCGGCTTGCGCTTTATGACGAGGCGGCGGAGCGCCTGCGTGCGGCGGGGCGGCTCTATCCCTGCTACGAGACCGCCGACGAACTCGACCGCCGCCGCAAGCGCCAGCTCGCGCGCGGCCTGCCGCCGATCTACGACCGCGCCGCGCTGAAGCTGACCGCCGAGGACAAGGCGGAGCTGGAAGCGGAAGGGCGCAAACCGCATTGGCGTTTCCTGCTCGAGCCGCGCATCGTCGCCTGGAAAGATCTGATCCGCGGCGACGCCCATGTCGATTGCGCCTCGCTGTCGGACCAGGTGCTGATCCGTGAGGACGGCAGCTATCTCTACCATCTGCCTTCGGTGGTCGACGATGCTGCGACGGGCGTGACCCACATCATCCGCGGCGAGGACCATGTCACCAACACGGCGGTCCATATCCAGATCTTCGAGGCGCTGGGTGCGGCGCTTCCCGCCTTCGGCCACCATAACCTGCTGACCACCGCAAGCGGCGAGGGGCTCTCCAAGCGCCTCGGCCATCTCTCGCTGCGCGGCCTGCGCGAGGCCGGCGTCGAGCCGCTCGCGGTCGCAGCTCTTGCCGTCCTGACCGGTTCGTCGGATGCGGTGCGGCCCGTCGCCAGCCTCGACGAACTGGCCAATCTGGTCGATCTCGCCCATGTCTCGCGCGCTCCGGCGAAGTTCGACGAGCACGACCTCGAGACGCTGAGCGCCCGCACGCTGCATCAGCTTCCCCATGAGGCGGTCGCCGGCCGCCTGACCGATGTCGGCGTCGAGGGAGGCGAGGCCTTCTGGCTCGCGATCCGGGGCAATCTTGCCAGATTCGACGAGGTGCGCATCTGGGACGAGGTGGTGCGCGGCCCGCTCGCGCCGGTGATCGCCGATCCCGCCTTCGCTGAGGCCGCTGCCGCCGTGCTGCCGTCCGAGCCCTTCGACGCGACGACATGGAAGAGCTGGACCGCTGCGGTCTCGGCTGCGACCGGCGCCAAGGGCAAGGCCCTGTTCATGCCGCTGCGCCAGGCCCTGACCGGGCAGGACCATGGCCCTGAGCTGGCGGCCCTGCTGCCGCTGATCGGCCGCGCGAAGGCGCTGAAGCGTCTGGCGGGCGAAGCGGCCTGA
- a CDS encoding SulP family inorganic anion transporter, translating into MSKLASYRREWFSNIRADILSGIVVALALIPEAIGFSVIAGVDPKVGLYASFAIACVSAFVGGRPGMISAATAATAVLMVTLVKEHGLQYLFAATILMGLIQIGAGALRLGRLMSFVSRSVITGFVNALAILIFMAQLPELIGVPTLTYAMIAGGLAIIYLLPYLTKAIPSPLVAIAVLTALAWGFGLNLRTVGDLGELPSTLPVFALPQVPLNLETLKIIFPYSVALAAVGLLESLLTAQIVDDMTETTSNKSQECYGQGAGNIASALIGGMGGCAMIGQSVINVTSGGRGRLSTFVAGAFLLFLIVVLDDLVRIIPMAALVAVMIMVSIGTFSWRSVLDLRRNPLPSSIVMVATVVTVVATHDLAKGVLVGVLLSGVFFAGKVARLVAVEKLASPDGKACDYIVRGQIFFASTESFLAGFGFDERPERVTIDLTHAHFWDISAIGALDKAVLRFRRNGAEVSVLGLNEASATMVDRFGQHDKADAGTAAVH; encoded by the coding sequence ATGTCAAAATTGGCTTCCTACCGCCGCGAATGGTTCTCCAACATCCGGGCCGACATCCTGTCCGGCATCGTCGTCGCCCTGGCCCTGATCCCGGAGGCGATCGGCTTCTCGGTCATCGCCGGCGTCGATCCGAAGGTCGGGCTCTATGCCTCCTTCGCGATCGCCTGCGTCTCCGCCTTCGTCGGCGGCCGCCCCGGCATGATCTCGGCTGCGACTGCAGCCACGGCGGTCCTGATGGTCACGCTCGTCAAGGAACACGGCCTTCAATATCTGTTCGCGGCAACGATCCTGATGGGGCTGATCCAGATCGGCGCCGGTGCGCTCAGGCTCGGGCGCCTGATGAGCTTCGTCTCGCGCTCGGTCATCACCGGCTTCGTGAATGCGCTCGCGATCCTGATCTTCATGGCGCAGTTGCCCGAACTGATCGGCGTGCCGACGCTGACCTATGCTATGATCGCGGGCGGCCTCGCGATCATCTATCTCCTGCCCTATCTGACCAAGGCCATCCCCTCGCCGCTCGTCGCCATCGCCGTTCTGACGGCGCTCGCATGGGGCTTCGGGCTGAACCTGCGGACGGTCGGCGATCTCGGCGAATTGCCCTCGACGCTGCCCGTCTTCGCCCTGCCGCAGGTGCCGCTGAACCTCGAGACGCTGAAGATCATCTTCCCCTATTCGGTCGCGCTGGCCGCGGTCGGCCTGCTCGAATCGCTGCTGACGGCTCAGATCGTCGACGACATGACTGAGACGACGAGCAACAAGAGCCAGGAATGCTACGGACAGGGCGCTGGCAACATCGCCTCGGCGCTGATCGGCGGCATGGGCGGCTGCGCCATGATCGGCCAGTCCGTGATCAATGTGACCTCGGGCGGGCGCGGCCGGCTCTCGACTTTCGTCGCCGGCGCCTTCCTGCTGTTCCTGATCGTGGTGCTCGACGATCTCGTGCGGATCATCCCGATGGCCGCCCTCGTCGCCGTGATGATCATGGTGTCGATCGGCACCTTCTCGTGGCGATCGGTGCTCGATCTCCGGCGCAACCCGCTGCCGTCATCGATCGTCATGGTCGCGACCGTCGTCACCGTGGTCGCCACCCACGACCTTGCCAAGGGCGTGCTCGTCGGCGTGCTGTTGTCGGGCGTGTTCTTCGCGGGCAAGGTCGCGCGGCTCGTCGCCGTCGAGAAGCTTGCCAGCCCCGACGGGAAGGCTTGCGACTATATCGTCCGCGGCCAGATCTTCTTCGCCTCGACAGAAAGCTTCCTCGCAGGCTTTGGCTTCGACGAGCGACCGGAGCGCGTCACGATCGACCTGACCCATGCGCATTTCTGGGATATTTCGGCGATCGGCGCGCTCGACAAGGCGGTTCTCCGGTTCCGCCGGAACGGCGCGGAGGTCAGCGTGCTCGGTCTCAACGAGGCCAGCGCCACGATGGTCGACCGCTTCGGGCAGCACGACAAGGCCGATGCCGGCACCGCGGCGGTGCATTGA
- a CDS encoding NAD+ synthase: MTATSFRLALAQSNPTVGDVAANARQVRDARHRAGEAGADLVMFPELFLCGYPPEDLVLKPAFQDACRRACEDLARETVDGGPALLLGLPWAEGGQLYNAYALLDGGVIQSVRFKVALPDYGVFDEARVFAPGPLPGPVVFRGLVRLGLPICEDIWGEEVVECLAETGAEILLAPNGSPFRRGVGDERVNVSVARVVESGLPLVYLNQVGGQDELVFDGASFVLDAARNLTHQLPAFHEALVVTDWVREAGRWLCRPGAVAAVEAADEADYAACVLGLRDYVGKTGFPGVVLGLSGGIDSALCAAMAVDALGADRVTCVMMPSRFTAPRSLADAQACAAALGVRYETVPIAGAVEAFDAALAGLFSGRSPDVTEENLQSRTRGTLLMALSNKFGWMLVTTGNKSEVSCGYATLYGDMNGGFNPIKDLYKTDVFRLAALRNRWKPAGAQGPDGIVVPEAILTRPPSAELHEDQADQDTLPPYEVLDAILLALIEREQRVADIIAGGQDRETVLSVERLLHRAEYKRRQAAPGVKITSRNLSRDRRYPIVNGFSDKGEAAHSPDAALVKGVGRGGGESFDF; the protein is encoded by the coding sequence ATGACCGCGACCTCCTTCCGCCTTGCCCTCGCGCAATCGAACCCGACTGTCGGCGACGTCGCTGCCAACGCCCGACAGGTGCGGGATGCCCGCCACCGGGCCGGGGAGGCGGGCGCCGATCTCGTGATGTTCCCGGAGCTGTTCCTGTGCGGCTATCCGCCGGAAGACCTCGTGCTGAAGCCGGCGTTCCAGGACGCCTGCCGCAGGGCCTGCGAGGACTTGGCGCGCGAGACCGTCGATGGCGGCCCGGCCCTTCTGCTCGGCCTGCCCTGGGCGGAGGGCGGCCAGCTCTACAACGCCTATGCGCTGCTCGACGGCGGCGTCATCCAGTCGGTCCGCTTCAAGGTCGCCTTGCCGGATTACGGCGTCTTCGACGAGGCGCGCGTCTTCGCGCCGGGGCCGCTGCCTGGCCCTGTGGTGTTTCGCGGGTTGGTTCGCCTCGGCCTGCCGATCTGCGAGGACATCTGGGGGGAGGAGGTCGTCGAGTGCCTCGCCGAGACCGGGGCGGAAATCCTGCTGGCTCCGAACGGCTCGCCCTTCCGGCGCGGCGTTGGCGACGAGCGCGTGAATGTTTCAGTCGCGCGCGTCGTCGAATCCGGCTTGCCGCTGGTCTATCTCAACCAGGTCGGCGGCCAGGACGAACTCGTCTTCGACGGTGCCTCCTTCGTGCTCGATGCCGCACGCAACCTGACGCATCAGCTTCCCGCCTTCCACGAGGCGCTCGTCGTGACGGATTGGGTGCGCGAGGCGGGGCGCTGGCTCTGCCGGCCGGGCGCGGTCGCTGCGGTCGAGGCCGCGGACGAGGCCGATTACGCCGCCTGCGTGCTCGGCCTGCGCGACTATGTCGGCAAGACGGGGTTCCCCGGCGTCGTGCTGGGCCTGTCGGGCGGCATCGATTCCGCGCTCTGCGCCGCGATGGCGGTCGATGCGCTCGGGGCTGATCGCGTCACCTGCGTGATGATGCCATCGCGCTTCACCGCGCCGCGGAGCCTGGCCGATGCGCAAGCCTGCGCGGCTGCGCTCGGTGTCCGCTACGAGACCGTGCCGATCGCGGGGGCGGTCGAGGCCTTCGATGCCGCATTGGCGGGCTTGTTCTCCGGCCGCTCGCCGGATGTCACCGAGGAGAATTTGCAGAGCCGTACACGCGGGACACTCCTGATGGCGCTCTCCAACAAGTTCGGCTGGATGCTGGTCACGACCGGCAACAAGTCGGAGGTGTCCTGCGGCTACGCCACGCTCTACGGCGACATGAATGGCGGCTTCAACCCGATCAAGGACCTCTACAAGACCGACGTCTTCCGGCTCGCCGCGCTGCGCAACCGCTGGAAACCGGCCGGCGCGCAGGGGCCGGACGGCATCGTCGTCCCCGAAGCGATCCTGACCCGGCCGCCCAGCGCCGAATTGCACGAGGACCAGGCCGATCAGGATACCCTGCCGCCTTACGAGGTGCTCGACGCGATCCTGCTTGCCCTGATCGAGCGCGAGCAGCGCGTCGCCGACATCATAGCAGGCGGGCAGGATCGCGAGACGGTGCTGTCGGTCGAGCGCTTGCTTCATCGCGCCGAGTACAAGCGCCGCCAGGCCGCGCCGGGGGTAAAGATCACCAGCCGCAACCTCAGTCGCGACCGGCGCTATCCGATCGTCAACGGCTTTTCCGATAAGGGCGAGGCCGCCCACAGCCCCGATGCGGCGCTGGTCAAGGGCGTCGGTCGCGGCGGCGGCGAGAGCTTCGACTTCTGA